A stretch of Campylobacter gracilis DNA encodes these proteins:
- the abc-f gene encoding ribosomal protection-like ABC-F family protein, with amino-acid sequence MALIELIDVTKKFGSHVVLDGVNFALDANERVAVIGKNGGGKSTLMKIIAGLCETDEGRVITQNGLNIQMLAQTPKFDENLSVKDALRRELAEIYAALSEYDAISSEIAAQPENKELLARQDELIKFIEAKDGWQIDNKIEQVLQNFGLKIYENRSVCTLSGGEIRRVALGALVLKKPDVLLLDEPTNHLDVYMVKFLEDMLLSSKQTIVFISHDRYFIDRLATRSIEIEEGKISNFDGGYENYLRRKQEMLASLEKSHETLLKQLRAEEEWLHRGVKARLKRNEGRKARIMQMRQDAKKNPGAIRRVRLELERASRSFNGTGGDNRKKMLFECTNIGKILNGKVLFKGFSARVLQGERIGIVGVNGAGKSTLLKILLGRSKIDAGEIKRGEIRIGYFDQTRSGITDDKSIIEIFCPNGGDHISVRGSYMHVYGYLKNFLFPKEFLDKPVGVLSGGEKNRLALAKLFTEQYDCLILDEPTNDLDIATINILEDYLLSFEGAVIIVSHDRYFIDKITNKLWVFEKNGTIDQIQMPYSQYLEFEDEMAEIDQIEADAGASASADEGGRENKKEKTSTAKLSYKQNKILEEYPAKIEAIEARIKELNHALSTPEIYQKLGMQGLFEELEEKRGTLNSMENEYYEVLSLAESLK; translated from the coding sequence TCGGCAAAAACGGCGGCGGCAAATCCACGCTGATGAAGATAATTGCGGGTCTGTGCGAGACCGACGAGGGGCGCGTGATCACTCAAAACGGGCTAAACATCCAGATGCTCGCTCAAACGCCTAAATTTGACGAAAATCTCTCGGTCAAAGACGCGCTGCGAAGGGAGCTAGCTGAAATTTACGCCGCCCTTAGCGAATACGACGCGATCTCGAGCGAAATCGCCGCCCAGCCCGAAAACAAGGAGCTTTTAGCGCGCCAAGACGAGCTGATAAAATTTATCGAGGCCAAGGACGGCTGGCAGATCGATAATAAGATCGAGCAGGTGCTGCAAAATTTCGGACTTAAAATTTACGAAAACCGCTCCGTCTGCACGCTTAGCGGCGGCGAAATTCGTCGCGTGGCGCTGGGTGCGCTGGTGCTTAAAAAGCCCGACGTGCTGCTGCTGGACGAGCCCACGAACCACCTCGACGTCTATATGGTGAAATTTCTAGAGGACATGCTGCTTAGCTCGAAGCAGACGATCGTTTTTATCAGCCACGATCGCTACTTCATCGACCGCTTGGCGACGCGCAGTATCGAGATCGAAGAGGGTAAAATTTCAAATTTCGACGGCGGATATGAGAACTATCTGAGGCGCAAGCAGGAGATGCTTGCTTCGCTCGAAAAGTCCCACGAGACGCTGCTTAAACAGCTGCGTGCCGAGGAGGAGTGGCTGCACCGCGGCGTAAAGGCGCGCCTAAAGCGCAACGAAGGGCGCAAGGCGCGTATCATGCAGATGAGGCAGGATGCGAAGAAAAATCCGGGCGCGATCCGTCGCGTGCGGCTCGAGCTGGAGCGCGCGAGCAGGAGCTTTAACGGCACGGGCGGCGACAATCGCAAAAAGATGCTTTTTGAATGCACGAATATCGGTAAAATTTTAAACGGCAAGGTGCTTTTTAAAGGCTTTTCGGCGCGGGTTTTGCAGGGCGAGCGCATCGGCATCGTAGGCGTCAACGGCGCGGGTAAAAGCACTCTGCTTAAAATTTTACTCGGTCGCAGTAAGATCGATGCGGGCGAGATCAAACGCGGCGAGATCAGGATCGGCTACTTCGATCAGACCCGAAGCGGTATCACGGACGATAAAAGCATAATCGAAATTTTTTGTCCCAACGGCGGCGATCACATAAGCGTCCGCGGCAGCTACATGCACGTATATGGGTATTTGAAAAATTTCTTGTTTCCGAAGGAGTTTTTGGATAAGCCCGTCGGCGTTCTTAGCGGCGGCGAAAAGAACCGTCTGGCGCTTGCCAAGCTCTTTACCGAGCAGTACGATTGCTTGATTTTGGACGAGCCGACGAACGATCTTGATATCGCAACGATCAATATTTTGGAGGACTATCTGCTAAGTTTTGAAGGCGCGGTAATCATCGTAAGTCACGATCGCTATTTCATCGATAAGATCACGAATAAGCTTTGGGTTTTTGAAAAAAACGGCACGATCGATCAAATTCAAATGCCCTATTCGCAGTATCTGGAGTTTGAAGACGAGATGGCGGAGATTGATCAGATCGAAGCCGACGCTGGCGCGAGCGCGAGCGCGGACGAAGGCGGCCGCGAAAACAAAAAGGAAAAAACGAGCACTGCGAAGCTTAGCTACAAACAGAATAAAATTTTAGAAGAGTATCCCGCTAAAATCGAGGCTATCGAGGCGCGCATAAAGGAGCTAAATCACGCGCTTTCGACGCCTGAAATTTATCAAAAGCTCGGTATGCAGGGGCTTTTTGAAGAACTTGAAGAAAAAAGAGGAACGTTAAACAGTATGGAAAATGAATATTACGAAGTGCTTTCGCTTGCCGAGAGCCTAAAGTAG
- a CDS encoding M48 family metallopeptidase encodes MVWFLIFLYALYTIYKISLDLLELSFIRAKLKEPAVVLNEDDYRKAGEVGAVNLRFNIFSHCFSFVVVLIWILAGAGALQRAIYDLTGDGIFAQSCFVTAFLIIGGAISLPLEIYKTFVKDRRLGFSTITPAVFVKDALKSLALTLIFGFAVASALVFCVNSLGAHWWVWGFLLSFGIVLLINLIYPTVIAPLFNKMQPLEQGELKERIEELLRRCGFKSSGVFTIDASKRDKRLNAYFGGFGATKKVVLFDTLIEKLSEDEILAVLGHELGHFKHGDILKGLALSFVLLGATFAVFGNLPAGVFGALGLNADGGATLVFMILFAPILHAFFEPVISKLSRMHEFSADRHGASMQDKKSMIGALKKLGSENKAFPIAHKIYAAVYHSHPSLYERIRELDEDR; translated from the coding sequence ATGGTTTGGTTTTTGATCTTTTTATATGCGCTTTACACGATTTATAAAATTTCGCTTGATCTGCTCGAACTAAGCTTCATCCGCGCCAAGCTAAAAGAGCCTGCGGTGGTGCTTAACGAGGATGATTATCGCAAGGCGGGCGAGGTCGGCGCGGTAAATTTAAGATTTAATATATTTTCGCACTGCTTCTCTTTTGTGGTGGTGCTTATTTGGATACTTGCGGGCGCGGGCGCGTTACAGCGCGCGATATATGATCTAACGGGCGACGGGATTTTTGCGCAGAGCTGCTTTGTGACGGCGTTTTTAATCATCGGCGGCGCGATATCGCTTCCGCTTGAGATTTACAAAACCTTCGTCAAAGACAGGCGCTTAGGCTTTTCCACGATAACGCCCGCCGTTTTCGTAAAAGACGCGCTAAAATCGCTCGCGCTCACGCTAATTTTTGGCTTTGCGGTAGCCTCTGCGCTCGTTTTTTGCGTAAATAGCCTGGGTGCGCACTGGTGGGTCTGGGGCTTTTTGCTAAGCTTCGGCATAGTTTTACTGATAAATCTGATCTATCCGACCGTTATCGCGCCGCTGTTTAATAAGATGCAGCCGCTAGAGCAAGGCGAGCTAAAAGAGCGCATAGAGGAGCTTTTGCGGCGCTGCGGCTTTAAAAGTAGCGGCGTTTTCACGATCGACGCGAGCAAGCGCGACAAGCGCCTAAACGCCTATTTTGGCGGCTTCGGCGCGACGAAAAAGGTCGTGCTTTTCGACACGCTCATCGAAAAGCTTAGCGAGGATGAAATTCTAGCCGTTTTAGGGCATGAGCTCGGGCATTTCAAACACGGCGACATTTTGAAAGGCTTAGCGCTTAGCTTCGTGCTTTTGGGCGCGACGTTCGCGGTATTTGGGAACCTCCCCGCAGGCGTGTTCGGCGCGCTAGGACTTAACGCGGACGGCGGTGCGACGCTGGTTTTTATGATTTTGTTTGCGCCGATTTTGCATGCGTTTTTTGAGCCGGTGATCTCCAAGCTTAGCCGCATGCACGAATTTAGCGCGGACCGACATGGCGCGAGCATGCAGGATAAAAAGAGCATGATCGGCGCGCTAAAGAAACTGGGCAGCGAAAATAAGGCGTTTCCGATCGCTCATAAAATTTACGCCGCGGTGTATCATTCGCACCCGAGCCTGTATGAGCGCATAAGAGAGCTTGATGAGGATCGCTGA
- a CDS encoding YbgC/FadM family acyl-CoA thioesterase, which translates to MQIKIYYEDTDAQGIVYHANYIKFCERARSEALMQAGVDFARADAHFVVSELCAKFLRPARLGDTLEISTSLAALKNASALLRQEIYKIKDIKNMDFSELLYAQDVKIAFVKEGRPIKFSAEILEFFKSLR; encoded by the coding sequence ATGCAGATTAAAATTTACTACGAAGATACCGACGCGCAGGGCATCGTGTATCACGCCAACTACATAAAATTTTGCGAGCGGGCGCGCAGCGAGGCGCTTATGCAGGCGGGAGTGGACTTCGCGCGCGCGGACGCACACTTCGTGGTTAGCGAGCTTTGCGCTAAATTTCTCCGCCCCGCGCGCCTCGGCGATACGCTTGAAATTAGTACGAGCCTAGCCGCGCTTAAAAACGCCAGCGCCCTTTTGCGGCAAGAAATTTATAAGATCAAAGATATTAAAAACATGGATTTCAGCGAGCTTTTATACGCGCAGGACGTAAAAATCGCCTTCGTAAAAGAGGGCAGGCCGATCAAATTTAGCGCCGAAATTTTAGAATTTTTCAAATCTTTGAGATAA
- a CDS encoding uracil-DNA glycosylase family protein: MQSSQLRRLLYYKAFGYRYVSAEILSGGARFFKALDALKSATAECNLCELAKTRTSSSEQNFKNFKTIKNFKTPANVKLMIVALAPSSSEGFGCGLEAEVAAALDQICAPKEIYFSFLIRCAVPQNRRISSEIILKCAPYLTDEIKILKPKIVLCLGELCCKIVLRNGDLAGMDVLHGSVFNEGGISFVPSFDPAFIAQNPSKAELFKEDLQKIKGLL, from the coding sequence GTGCAAAGCTCGCAACTACGCAGGCTGCTTTATTACAAAGCGTTCGGCTACCGCTACGTAAGCGCCGAAATTTTAAGCGGCGGCGCGCGATTTTTCAAGGCGCTGGACGCGCTAAAATCCGCTACCGCCGAGTGCAATCTCTGCGAGCTTGCTAAAACGCGCACGAGCTCTAGCGAGCAAAATTTTAAAAATTTCAAAACTATCAAAAATTTTAAAACTCCCGCGAACGTAAAACTTATGATCGTAGCTCTCGCGCCTAGCTCTAGCGAGGGTTTTGGCTGCGGTTTGGAGGCTGAAGTGGCAGCGGCGCTAGATCAAATTTGCGCGCCAAAAGAAATTTATTTTAGCTTTCTGATAAGGTGCGCGGTGCCGCAAAATAGGCGCATAAGCTCGGAAATAATTTTAAAATGCGCGCCCTATCTGACCGATGAAATCAAAATTTTAAAGCCCAAAATCGTGCTCTGCCTAGGGGAACTCTGCTGCAAAATCGTGCTACGAAATGGCGATCTAGCGGGCATGGACGTGCTGCACGGCTCGGTCTTTAACGAGGGCGGCATTAGCTTCGTGCCGAGCTTCGATCCCGCATTCATCGCGCAAAATCCGAGCAAGGCGGAGCTTTTCAAAGAGGATCTGCAAAAGATAAAAGGGCTGCTGTGA
- the prmC gene encoding peptide chain release factor N(5)-glutamine methyltransferase — MRIAEALRWGLGQCGSKYVAREILKFCERLSDEQLVLRCSEELAHEAEFRVKIAEFKDGRPLEYITQSCEFMGFKFYVDERVLIPRCETEILVKKTLALAQSLGEPRICEIGTGSGIIAICLKKLLPSCRIAASDISADALEVARANAASSGADVEFVHCAYADEIAGEFDLIVSNPPYIANSYTLDARVLQEPKQALFGGERGDEILKRIVLIAARRAKFLACEMGYDQKQSLSAFLREQGFRAEFYKDLAQFDRGFVARNLNRS; from the coding sequence ATGAGGATCGCTGAGGCGCTAAGATGGGGGTTGGGGCAGTGCGGCTCGAAATACGTCGCGCGCGAAATTTTAAAATTCTGTGAGCGACTTAGTGACGAGCAGCTCGTGCTAAGATGCTCGGAAGAGCTCGCGCATGAAGCGGAATTTCGCGTCAAGATAGCCGAGTTCAAAGACGGTCGCCCGCTTGAATACATCACGCAAAGCTGCGAGTTTATGGGCTTTAAATTTTACGTCGACGAGCGGGTGCTGATACCGCGCTGCGAGACCGAAATTTTGGTAAAAAAGACGCTTGCTTTGGCGCAGAGCTTGGGCGAGCCGCGCATTTGCGAGATCGGCACGGGCAGCGGCATAATCGCTATCTGCTTAAAAAAACTCCTTCCTTCTTGCCGCATCGCGGCTAGCGATATCAGCGCGGATGCGCTTGAGGTGGCGCGCGCAAATGCCGCAAGCTCAGGCGCGGACGTCGAGTTTGTGCACTGCGCCTACGCGGATGAGATAGCGGGCGAGTTTGATCTCATCGTCTCAAATCCGCCCTACATCGCAAACTCCTACACATTGGACGCGCGCGTGCTGCAGGAGCCGAAACAGGCGCTATTTGGCGGCGAGAGGGGGGATGAAATTTTAAAACGCATCGTGCTGATCGCCGCACGGCGCGCAAAATTTCTAGCCTGCGAGATGGGCTACGATCAAAAGCAGAGCTTGTCGGCGTTTTTGCGCGAGCAGGGCTTTAGAGCGGAATTTTACAAAGATTTGGCGCAGTTTGATCGCGGATTCGTCGCGCGAAATTTAAACAGATCGTAG